The following are from one region of the Advenella mimigardefordensis DPN7 genome:
- a CDS encoding NAD(P)-dependent oxidoreductase, whose translation MSNKPVILVTAADLAPQAIALLNEYEIVYAGKTPQHDEVVALAKQHNPTGIIVRYGSVTPEIMDAAPALKVISKHGSGTDTIDKSAANERGIAVTAAIGANAAAVAEQALALLLACAKSTVELNERMHEGFWDKATHKSLELRGRTIGLIGLGAIGQRFARMADALEMRVLGFDPYAKNVPDYVELTELDTLWKECDVISLHCPLTPENKNIINEDSLAKCKKGLILVNTARGGLIDEQALLTAINSGQVAMAGLDSFAIEPFKVPHIFQHHKNLILSPHIGGVTGDAYINMGVAAAKNVLATVSA comes from the coding sequence GTGAGTAACAAACCCGTTATCCTGGTAACAGCAGCTGATCTGGCCCCTCAGGCCATTGCATTGCTGAACGAGTATGAAATAGTGTACGCCGGGAAGACGCCACAGCATGACGAAGTTGTGGCCCTGGCTAAGCAGCACAACCCGACAGGCATTATCGTCAGATACGGCAGTGTAACCCCCGAGATCATGGATGCCGCACCTGCGCTGAAGGTGATATCCAAACACGGTAGCGGCACAGACACGATCGATAAAAGCGCGGCCAACGAACGCGGGATTGCGGTCACCGCGGCAATCGGTGCAAATGCAGCGGCTGTTGCCGAACAGGCACTGGCGCTATTGCTTGCCTGCGCCAAGTCTACCGTAGAACTCAACGAACGCATGCACGAAGGGTTTTGGGATAAAGCGACACATAAAAGTCTGGAATTGCGCGGACGCACAATCGGTCTGATTGGCCTGGGAGCCATTGGACAGCGGTTTGCAAGAATGGCTGATGCGCTTGAAATGCGCGTATTGGGATTTGATCCTTACGCTAAGAATGTACCAGACTATGTTGAGTTAACAGAGCTGGACACGTTGTGGAAAGAATGCGATGTGATTTCACTGCACTGCCCTCTTACCCCAGAGAATAAAAACATCATCAATGAAGACTCCCTGGCTAAATGCAAGAAGGGTCTCATCCTGGTCAACACTGCACGTGGCGGGCTCATCGATGAGCAGGCGCTACTCACTGCGATCAATTCTGGTCAGGTCGCCATGGCCGGACTGGACAGCTTTGCTATCGAGCCCTTTAAAGTTCCGCATATTTTTCAACATCACAAGAACCTGATTCTAAGTCCACATATTGGCGGGGTCACTGGTGATGCCTACATCAATATGGGTGTTGCTGCGGCAAAAAACGTTCTCGCCACCGTATCTGCGTGA
- a CDS encoding RraA family protein: protein MSKSNINKDFERVSTDVVAKAAVFQPAIFSDVNGRRGALHGRIKALRPNMKLAGPAFTVEVRPGDNLMIHAALALAKPGDVLVVDGKGDQTCALMGTIMMHAARERGLAGVVLDAAVRDSLDIEEMDYPVFSVGTNPNGPTKEVGGRVGHPISCGGVTVYPGDFITADGDGVLCVEREKIETLLEKAQEKVDAEARRIAGIKEGKLSAPWLTKSLITAGVLKEGEEL, encoded by the coding sequence ATGAGTAAATCTAATATAAACAAAGACTTCGAACGCGTTTCTACTGACGTTGTTGCTAAAGCAGCGGTTTTTCAGCCTGCTATTTTTTCAGATGTAAATGGACGCCGTGGTGCGTTGCACGGAAGAATCAAAGCGCTGCGTCCGAATATGAAACTGGCGGGCCCTGCTTTTACAGTCGAAGTTCGCCCTGGCGACAACTTGATGATTCACGCAGCATTAGCGCTGGCTAAACCCGGTGACGTCCTTGTCGTTGACGGCAAGGGTGATCAAACCTGCGCCCTGATGGGCACCATTATGATGCACGCGGCACGGGAACGTGGTCTGGCTGGCGTTGTACTTGACGCCGCCGTACGCGATTCCCTGGATATCGAAGAAATGGATTATCCCGTTTTTTCCGTTGGAACCAACCCTAACGGCCCGACTAAAGAAGTGGGCGGGCGCGTGGGTCACCCCATCTCATGTGGCGGCGTAACCGTCTATCCCGGCGATTTCATTACAGCTGACGGTGACGGCGTGTTGTGTGTTGAACGTGAAAAAATCGAAACGTTACTCGAAAAAGCTCAGGAAAAAGTCGACGCTGAAGCGCGTCGTATTGCCGGAATTAAAGAAGGCAAATTGAGTGCACCCTGGCTGACAAAATCGCTTATTACTGCTGGTGTACTGAAAGAGGGTGAAGAACTGTGA
- a CDS encoding IclR family transcriptional regulator encodes MKHQSPEATPPSPTVTDDSSEGGVIAVRRALAVLGAFGMDEGSLSLAELSRRTELHRSTVLRLARTLAADSYLVQKEDGTWRLGRAAGWLGACYQATFNVQEVIEPVLRELTMKTKESATFYVREGAQRVCVVRVEGPQAVRHHVRMGTILPLDRGGPGLVILAFSGEQGEPYETIRKQGYVISLGERDAEVSSISAPVYGLQWKLLGAVCISGPISRLTEPVLEGYVSDMLTAAKQLSYAVAGSQRASVSSNLVSSWHP; translated from the coding sequence ATGAAACATCAATCTCCTGAAGCCACACCCCCATCCCCAACAGTGACTGACGATTCAAGTGAAGGGGGAGTGATTGCAGTGCGCCGCGCACTTGCAGTGCTTGGTGCTTTTGGCATGGACGAGGGAAGTCTTTCTCTTGCGGAGTTAAGTCGCAGGACGGAACTGCATCGTTCAACCGTGCTCAGACTGGCCAGAACACTGGCGGCTGATAGTTATCTGGTTCAGAAGGAAGATGGAACCTGGAGACTTGGTCGGGCGGCTGGCTGGCTGGGCGCATGCTACCAGGCAACATTTAACGTGCAGGAAGTGATTGAGCCGGTACTGCGGGAACTTACTATGAAAACGAAAGAAAGCGCTACTTTCTACGTAAGAGAAGGGGCGCAGCGTGTTTGTGTGGTTCGTGTTGAAGGCCCGCAGGCCGTGCGTCATCACGTTCGAATGGGTACGATCCTGCCGTTGGACAGAGGAGGCCCAGGCCTCGTTATTCTTGCGTTTTCAGGTGAGCAGGGCGAGCCCTATGAAACAATAAGAAAGCAAGGGTATGTGATTTCTCTGGGGGAACGGGATGCGGAAGTGTCGAGTATCTCGGCCCCGGTTTACGGATTACAGTGGAAATTACTTGGCGCGGTATGCATTTCCGGACCGATCTCCCGACTCACTGAGCCGGTTTTGGAGGGCTATGTTTCTGATATGCTGACTGCGGCAAAACAGTTGTCATATGCGGTTGCGGGGAGTCAGCGAGCGTCAGTCAGTTCCAATCTGGTTTCCTCATGGCATCCTTAA
- a CDS encoding amidohydrolase family protein has translation MKVIDMRCRPAFLHDFFGATPGSAEHGTARWLNRRVGTIGNDAHFEQSLTQEGFLEEVHNAGLAHAVVVGRHTPSQHLPNEKIHEIVRNHPELIGIAAVDPSIQGEQGAIDAATFAIRELGLAGLDLEPGFCEPARHPDDPIYWPIYELAGQLQVPIFLMSGPTTPDPRFNDPAAVAKVAQAFPQLPIVIYHGYWPNVHQAIGLAFRYENIKLVPDMYLFQAGSDVYIQAANSFMSGQLLFGSSYPFRPIGQSIDDVAKLGLKESVIEDVLYNNAATLFGIEP, from the coding sequence TTGAAAGTCATTGATATGCGCTGCCGTCCGGCTTTTTTACATGATTTTTTCGGCGCTACGCCTGGCTCTGCCGAACATGGTACCGCCCGTTGGCTCAATCGCCGGGTGGGCACCATTGGCAACGATGCCCATTTCGAACAGTCTCTCACCCAGGAAGGATTTCTGGAAGAAGTGCACAACGCAGGCCTGGCGCATGCAGTCGTGGTGGGTCGGCACACACCATCCCAGCATCTGCCTAACGAAAAAATTCATGAGATCGTACGCAATCACCCTGAGCTGATCGGCATTGCCGCAGTAGATCCATCCATACAGGGTGAACAGGGTGCCATTGACGCGGCAACCTTCGCCATACGGGAACTGGGATTGGCAGGCCTGGATCTGGAGCCGGGCTTCTGCGAACCGGCCCGTCATCCTGATGACCCCATTTACTGGCCAATCTATGAACTGGCCGGCCAATTGCAGGTACCGATATTTCTGATGAGTGGGCCAACAACACCCGACCCGCGCTTCAACGACCCGGCTGCCGTAGCCAAAGTCGCCCAGGCCTTTCCGCAATTACCTATTGTTATTTACCATGGCTACTGGCCCAATGTACATCAGGCAATCGGGCTGGCCTTTCGCTATGAAAATATCAAACTGGTGCCGGATATGTATCTCTTTCAGGCAGGCAGCGATGTTTATATTCAGGCGGCCAACAGCTTTATGTCCGGCCAGTTGTTATTCGGATCGTCATATCCCTTTCGCCCCATCGGGCAAAGTATCGACGACGTCGCCAAGCTGGGCTTGAAGGAGTCAGTGATTGAAGATGTGCTGTACAACAACGCGGCGACGCTCTTTGGGATTGAACCGTAG
- a CDS encoding LLM class flavin-dependent oxidoreductase, translating into MTRKKILLNAFNMNSIGHIHHGMWTHPRDQSDRYNTIEYWTHIASVLERGLFDGLFIADIIGYYDVFEGNVDLTLKEAIQLPVNDPWTLVSAMAAVTQHLGFGVTANIHTETPYSFARKVSSLDHLTRGRLGWNVVTGYLDSGARAMGRDGLDEHDKRYDRADDFLQLCYKLWEGSWEDQAIIRDRNGRIYTDPNKVHAIAHNGPYYRAHGYHSSEPSPQRTPVLYQAGSSGRGRQFASRHAECVFIAAADPATARAASAKLRQDFVNAGRQPDDVKIFVGIAVVVGHTQQQAREKYEEYLRYASPQAGVAHFSSSTGIDFSRFGLDEPISYGQSNAMQSASQTASQQGWTRRDLLNQHKLGSRYPTLVGDPGEVTDQLERWIDEGDIDGFNLSRIVVPETYEDFVDLVIPELQARGRYKTAYEPGPLRHKLFGRGARLSDSHFAAQWRHPQQVGTDQAAPDVATAVEEH; encoded by the coding sequence ATGACCCGCAAGAAGATACTGTTGAATGCCTTCAATATGAATAGCATCGGCCATATTCACCATGGCATGTGGACCCACCCCCGAGACCAGTCGGACAGGTATAACACAATTGAATACTGGACGCATATTGCAAGTGTGCTGGAACGCGGGCTCTTTGACGGGTTGTTTATTGCAGATATCATTGGCTACTACGACGTATTCGAAGGCAATGTGGACCTGACCCTGAAAGAAGCCATTCAGTTGCCGGTAAACGATCCCTGGACGCTGGTGTCAGCGATGGCAGCAGTCACACAACATCTGGGATTTGGCGTGACTGCGAATATCCACACCGAGACACCGTACAGCTTTGCCCGTAAGGTCAGCAGTCTGGATCACCTGACACGCGGCCGTCTGGGCTGGAATGTGGTAACCGGTTATCTGGATAGCGGCGCCCGGGCGATGGGGCGGGATGGGCTGGACGAGCACGATAAACGCTATGACCGGGCCGATGACTTTCTGCAGCTTTGTTATAAATTATGGGAAGGCAGTTGGGAAGATCAGGCCATTATCAGGGATCGCAACGGTCGCATCTATACAGACCCCAACAAAGTCCATGCCATTGCCCATAACGGCCCGTACTATCGCGCCCACGGCTATCACAGTTCGGAGCCATCGCCGCAGCGCACACCTGTGCTGTATCAGGCCGGCAGTTCCGGGCGTGGCAGGCAGTTTGCCAGCCGTCATGCAGAATGTGTATTCATTGCAGCAGCCGATCCGGCAACGGCCAGAGCGGCATCCGCCAAATTGCGCCAGGACTTCGTTAACGCGGGCAGACAGCCTGATGATGTCAAAATTTTCGTCGGTATTGCGGTTGTGGTCGGACACACTCAGCAACAGGCCCGTGAAAAGTATGAAGAATATCTGCGCTACGCCAGTCCGCAGGCGGGGGTTGCACATTTTTCCTCAAGCACCGGTATCGATTTTTCGCGTTTTGGTCTGGACGAGCCAATCAGCTACGGTCAATCCAATGCAATGCAGTCTGCCTCTCAGACCGCCAGCCAGCAGGGCTGGACGCGGCGCGATTTGCTTAACCAGCACAAGCTGGGCAGCCGCTACCCCACGCTTGTTGGCGATCCCGGCGAGGTGACCGACCAGCTGGAGCGCTGGATCGACGAGGGTGATATTGATGGATTCAATCTGTCACGTATCGTTGTACCCGAAACCTACGAAGACTTTGTCGATCTTGTCATCCCGGAATTGCAGGCCAGAGGTCGCTACAAAACAGCTTATGAACCAGGCCCCTTGCGTCACAAGTTATTTGGCCGAGGCGCAAGATTGTCTGACTCACACTTCGCCGCGCAATGGCGCCATCCGCAGCAGGTAGGCACTGATCAGGCGGCGCCAGACGTTGCCACTGCCGTAGAAGAACACTGA
- a CDS encoding SfnB family sulfur acquisition oxidoreductase: MTNANLKDVLDTDITDIEREATDSFPGRFSHRADRIDDDAHAIATADALALSFAKNAVQRDRNRILPWEEVNQFSQSGLWAASIPREYGGAGIRAATVARIFAIISAADGSLGHIPQNHFYALEVLRIAGTESQKQYFYRRVLDGERFGNALAEIGHKDFKRRTHLERTDSGIYVTGRKFYCTGALFAHWIPTLVSVQEALSDTTYLVFIPANATGVTITDDWDGFGQRVTGSGSVAFDHVQVQPEWIVPFQLHFDQPSTIGPHAQLLHAAIDLGIGQGAFNAMLPYIRNHSRPWIDSGVSRAADDPLTLKEIGNVHVRLRAAQALLNRAAQAVDSARQDTNEASVAAASVAVAQAKALCTTAGLLAANTLFELAGTSATLGGHALDRYWRNVRTHTLHDPVRWKYHAIGNYVLNGKLPPRHGAL, from the coding sequence ATGACAAATGCAAATTTAAAAGACGTATTGGATACCGATATCACGGACATTGAGCGCGAAGCAACCGATTCGTTTCCAGGACGATTTTCCCATAGGGCCGACCGTATTGACGATGATGCCCATGCCATCGCCACGGCCGACGCACTGGCGCTATCCTTTGCCAAAAATGCCGTTCAGCGAGATCGCAACCGTATCCTGCCCTGGGAGGAAGTCAATCAGTTCAGTCAGAGCGGATTGTGGGCGGCAAGCATACCCAGAGAATATGGCGGCGCCGGTATTCGTGCAGCAACGGTCGCACGCATATTTGCGATCATCTCGGCCGCAGATGGCTCTCTCGGACATATTCCCCAGAATCATTTCTATGCCCTGGAGGTGCTGCGCATTGCGGGTACGGAATCACAGAAGCAATATTTCTATCGTCGCGTTCTGGATGGTGAGCGCTTTGGTAACGCCCTGGCGGAAATCGGACACAAGGATTTCAAACGCCGCACTCATCTGGAAAGAACCGACTCCGGCATTTATGTGACGGGACGCAAGTTCTATTGCACCGGCGCCTTATTCGCCCACTGGATACCGACGCTGGTCTCAGTGCAGGAGGCATTGAGCGACACCACGTATCTGGTGTTTATCCCCGCCAATGCGACCGGCGTCACCATTACCGATGACTGGGACGGCTTCGGCCAGCGCGTGACTGGCAGCGGTTCGGTCGCCTTTGATCACGTCCAGGTGCAACCGGAATGGATTGTGCCCTTTCAACTGCATTTTGATCAGCCCTCAACCATTGGCCCGCACGCCCAGCTGCTCCACGCCGCCATTGATCTGGGCATAGGCCAGGGCGCGTTCAACGCCATGTTGCCGTATATCCGCAATCATTCCCGGCCGTGGATTGATTCGGGCGTATCACGCGCTGCAGATGATCCGCTAACGCTCAAGGAAATCGGCAATGTCCATGTACGGCTGCGAGCAGCACAGGCATTACTGAATCGCGCCGCGCAAGCGGTTGATAGCGCCAGACAGGACACCAACGAAGCCTCGGTCGCGGCTGCCTCGGTCGCGGTTGCTCAGGCAAAAGCGCTTTGCACCACGGCAGGATTGCTTGCTGCCAATACTCTCTTTGAACTGGCCGGCACCTCGGCAACGCTGGGCGGACACGCCCTGGACCGGTACTGGCGCAACGTGCGCACCCACACCCTGCACGATCCGGTCCGCTGGAAATATCACGCGATTGGTAACTATGTGCTTAACGGTAAACTGCCGCCGCGCCATGGTGCGCTATGA
- a CDS encoding SfnB family sulfur acquisition oxidoreductase: MGNDHTDTTTEQHCPLPATQPALIRNDQDAIQTAQELAQNYAASAAERDRERILPWQEIEAFTASGLGGITVPARFGGADVSYLTLARVFAIISEADPSLGQIPQNHFAVLQLLRETGTPQQQARWFADVLNGHRIGNAGPERKTRAGLITQPTTHIVRTEEGLRLNGTRFYSTGALFAHWIPLRALHESGNAVQVWVRRDAPGVTVVDDWDAFGQRTTASGSVILENVPIDEADIVDMTDVPTLPNLAGPVSQLIHAAIDAGIARSALHDGLAFVRDHSRPWVDAGVSQASEDPYIIQEAGKLQIEVDAAVAVLEESAAALDNIAQAPVTDESSAQASIAVAQAKILTGEAAINASEQLLALAGSASTREKHNLDRHWRNARVHTLHDPVRWKYHSLGDFLLNGTLPRRHQWN, encoded by the coding sequence ATGGGTAACGATCATACAGATACAACAACGGAGCAGCACTGTCCGCTTCCCGCGACCCAACCAGCCCTGATCCGCAATGATCAGGATGCAATTCAGACAGCGCAGGAGCTGGCGCAGAACTATGCAGCCAGCGCCGCAGAACGGGATCGGGAGCGTATCCTGCCGTGGCAGGAAATAGAGGCGTTTACGGCCAGCGGCCTGGGCGGCATCACCGTGCCGGCGCGCTTTGGCGGTGCCGATGTCTCCTATCTTACGCTTGCCAGGGTCTTTGCCATTATCAGTGAAGCGGATCCCTCGCTGGGACAAATTCCGCAGAACCACTTTGCCGTTCTGCAACTGCTCCGGGAAACCGGCACGCCACAACAGCAGGCCCGCTGGTTTGCTGATGTACTGAACGGCCACCGAATCGGCAATGCCGGTCCCGAGCGCAAGACCAGAGCAGGTCTCATTACACAGCCCACCACGCATATCGTACGCACCGAAGAAGGGCTACGACTGAACGGTACCCGCTTTTATTCCACCGGTGCCCTCTTCGCTCACTGGATACCATTGCGTGCCTTGCACGAATCGGGCAACGCAGTACAGGTGTGGGTCAGGCGCGATGCGCCCGGCGTCACCGTTGTGGATGACTGGGATGCCTTCGGTCAGCGCACCACGGCGAGCGGCAGCGTAATCCTTGAGAATGTGCCGATAGACGAAGCAGACATTGTCGACATGACCGATGTACCAACGCTACCTAATTTAGCCGGCCCTGTTTCACAACTGATCCATGCCGCTATTGACGCCGGGATTGCGCGCAGCGCCTTGCATGACGGACTGGCGTTCGTGCGCGACCATAGTCGACCCTGGGTCGATGCGGGTGTCAGCCAGGCGAGCGAGGATCCTTACATTATTCAGGAAGCAGGCAAACTGCAGATTGAAGTGGATGCTGCCGTTGCTGTGCTGGAAGAAAGCGCAGCCGCATTGGACAACATCGCGCAAGCGCCTGTTACCGACGAGTCCAGCGCACAGGCATCGATTGCCGTGGCACAGGCCAAAATCCTGACGGGCGAAGCGGCCATCAATGCCAGCGAACAATTACTGGCGCTGGCCGGCTCGGCATCGACCCGAGAAAAACATAATCTGGACCGCCACTGGCGCAACGCCCGGGTGCACACGTTGCACGATCCCGTACGCTGGAAATACCATTCCCTGGGAGATTTTCTGCTTAACGGTACCCTGCCGAGACGGCATCAGTGGAACTAG
- a CDS encoding methionine ABC transporter permease: MSLSVDRYWQAFADTLIMVGVSGAIAFLVGIPLAVLLIITSPGGFLQSPRINQILGSVINGFRATPFIVLMVALIPFTRVVAGTSIGVWAAIVPLAISATPFFARIAEVSLREVDPGLIEAAQAMGCRKWDIVRHVLLPEALPGIIGGVTITLVTLISASAMAGAVGAGGLGDLAIRYGYQRFDTQVMLIVIAILIVLVTVVQRSGDLYIRWLKNR; the protein is encoded by the coding sequence ATGTCCCTCTCGGTTGATCGCTACTGGCAGGCTTTTGCCGATACCCTGATCATGGTCGGCGTGTCGGGCGCCATCGCTTTTCTTGTCGGCATTCCATTGGCGGTGCTGCTGATCATTACCTCGCCTGGTGGATTCCTGCAATCCCCGCGTATCAACCAGATACTGGGAAGCGTAATCAATGGATTTCGCGCCACACCATTTATCGTTCTGATGGTCGCGCTCATTCCCTTTACGCGCGTCGTTGCCGGCACCTCTATTGGCGTATGGGCGGCCATTGTGCCGCTGGCCATCAGCGCCACGCCGTTCTTTGCCCGTATCGCCGAAGTGAGCCTGCGTGAGGTGGATCCCGGCCTGATCGAAGCGGCCCAGGCCATGGGCTGCAGAAAATGGGATATCGTGCGCCATGTCCTGCTGCCGGAAGCACTGCCCGGGATCATCGGCGGTGTCACCATCACGCTGGTAACACTCATCAGCGCCTCGGCCATGGCCGGCGCGGTAGGAGCAGGCGGGCTGGGTGATCTCGCCATACGGTATGGTTACCAGCGCTTTGACACGCAGGTAATGCTGATTGTGATTGCCATTCTTATCGTACTGGTTACCGTTGTACAGCGCAGTGGTGATCTCTACATTCGCTGGCTCAAAAACCGCTAA
- a CDS encoding methionine ABC transporter ATP-binding protein translates to MTYTTALSNNRFRLDIQDSSVPQTLPVPDETDAGNAAAAQTTGGTVTFDKVSKTYHASGGVVHALQDISLHIPAASIFGIIGRSGAGKSSLLRTINRLESPSSGHVKVDGVDIATLDETELVHLRRRIGMIFQHFNLLSAKSVWDNIALPLQVAGVPRPEIKHRVTQLLELVGLYDKHNTFPQRLSGGQKQRVGIARALVHHPEILLCDEATSALDPETTRGILQLLKDINKRLGITIVLITHEMSVIREICDQVLVLEKGRIAESGPVWNLFGAPAHEATQALLAPLQHQLPDDIRTRLQATPPAAGDYEQILQLTYNGRGGLEPDLSLIGRVLNTRVRLVHGGVDRIQGHAQGRLLIAIPGHATVISTASASIEQPVIAHHVETIGYVPLG, encoded by the coding sequence ATGACTTACACGACAGCATTGAGCAACAACCGTTTCCGCCTGGATATCCAGGACAGTTCGGTGCCACAGACGCTGCCCGTACCTGATGAGACCGATGCCGGAAACGCTGCGGCCGCTCAAACTACGGGCGGCACAGTAACGTTTGACAAGGTGAGCAAGACGTATCATGCTTCTGGCGGCGTCGTGCATGCCCTGCAGGACATTTCCCTGCATATTCCTGCTGCCAGCATTTTTGGCATTATTGGTCGCTCTGGCGCCGGCAAATCCAGTCTGCTGCGCACGATCAACCGTCTTGAATCGCCCAGCAGCGGCCATGTGAAAGTGGATGGCGTTGACATCGCTACGCTTGATGAGACAGAGCTGGTCCACCTGCGCAGACGTATCGGGATGATCTTCCAGCATTTCAATCTGCTATCGGCCAAATCCGTCTGGGACAATATTGCCTTGCCGCTGCAGGTGGCCGGCGTGCCCAGGCCGGAAATCAAACATCGTGTGACGCAGTTACTTGAACTGGTGGGCCTTTACGACAAACACAATACCTTTCCACAACGCCTCTCGGGCGGGCAAAAGCAGCGTGTCGGCATTGCCCGCGCACTGGTGCATCATCCGGAAATCCTGCTCTGTGATGAAGCAACGTCGGCGCTGGACCCTGAGACCACGCGGGGTATCCTGCAGCTTCTGAAGGATATCAATAAACGTCTGGGCATCACCATTGTGCTTATCACACATGAAATGAGCGTGATCCGGGAAATATGTGATCAGGTTCTGGTTCTGGAAAAAGGCAGGATCGCCGAATCGGGTCCAGTCTGGAATCTGTTCGGCGCCCCCGCTCACGAAGCAACCCAGGCGTTGCTGGCACCGTTACAGCATCAGCTTCCCGACGATATCAGAACGCGCCTGCAAGCCACGCCACCGGCAGCAGGTGATTACGAGCAGATTCTGCAGCTGACCTACAACGGTCGCGGCGGGCTGGAACCAGACCTGTCTTTGATCGGACGGGTTCTCAATACGCGGGTTCGGCTGGTGCATGGCGGTGTAGACCGAATTCAGGGCCACGCCCAGGGCCGCCTGCTCATCGCCATTCCCGGCCATGCAACGGTCATCTCGACCGCGAGCGCCAGCATAGAGCAACCTGTCATTGCACATCATGTGGAGACCATCGGTTATGTCCCTCTCGGTTGA
- a CDS encoding MetQ/NlpA family ABC transporter substrate-binding protein: MINTVKATLASAILLFATAASVQAGTLRIGVVPGAYADSVNIAAQEAKKEGIDVQVVEFTDWTTPNVALNSGDLDVNYFQHEPFLKNANEKQGFELVAVDTGILSNIGLYSLKHKSIADIPENGKVAIANDPVNQGRGLLLLQKSGLIKLKPEVGFLGTLDDITDNPKKLQFVEVEGPQLARITSDVDLALGYPHFIVAAKAFDPSSGLIYSGIEDAQFAIRFVTRKDHANNPDLKKFIEIYHSSAAVSKDIHRAFSNDDRLYALAWKK; the protein is encoded by the coding sequence ATGATAAACACAGTAAAGGCAACGCTTGCTTCGGCCATCCTGCTATTTGCCACCGCCGCCTCTGTACAGGCAGGCACGCTCCGGATCGGCGTCGTGCCTGGCGCCTATGCAGACTCGGTCAACATCGCCGCGCAAGAGGCCAAAAAAGAAGGCATTGACGTCCAGGTAGTTGAATTTACCGACTGGACCACACCCAACGTTGCACTCAATTCCGGCGATCTGGACGTGAATTACTTCCAGCACGAGCCGTTTCTGAAAAATGCCAATGAAAAACAGGGTTTTGAGCTGGTTGCCGTTGATACGGGCATTCTGTCCAATATCGGTCTGTATTCCCTGAAACACAAAAGCATTGCTGATATCCCTGAAAACGGCAAGGTGGCCATCGCCAACGACCCGGTCAACCAGGGGCGCGGCCTGCTGTTGTTGCAAAAATCCGGGCTGATCAAGTTAAAACCTGAAGTCGGCTTCCTTGGCACACTCGATGACATCACCGACAACCCCAAAAAACTGCAGTTCGTAGAGGTTGAAGGGCCACAGCTGGCGCGTATTACAAGCGATGTAGATCTTGCTCTCGGCTACCCTCATTTTATTGTTGCAGCAAAAGCGTTTGACCCGTCCAGTGGACTGATCTACTCGGGGATAGAAGATGCCCAGTTTGCTATTCGTTTCGTGACGCGTAAAGATCATGCGAACAATCCCGATCTGAAAAAATTCATTGAAATCTATCACTCATCGGCGGCGGTAAGCAAAGACATTCACCGCGCATTTTCCAATGATGACAGGCTTTACGCGCTTGCATGGAAAAAATAA
- a CDS encoding ArsR/SmtB family transcription factor, whose amino-acid sequence MVKYQKNDLDAVFHALSDPTRRKIIGMLAIRDHCVGELVPSFSTSFVAISKHVKVLERVGLVARRVEGRNHWCALNTRPLNDAYHWLAAYETFWSGRLDGLESTLEEIKKEDSE is encoded by the coding sequence ATGGTTAAATATCAAAAAAACGATCTTGACGCTGTTTTTCATGCTTTGTCCGATCCAACCCGCCGGAAAATTATCGGCATGCTGGCCATTCGTGATCATTGCGTGGGTGAACTGGTGCCGTCGTTTTCCACATCATTTGTGGCCATATCCAAACACGTTAAGGTACTCGAACGTGTTGGTCTCGTCGCACGCCGCGTAGAAGGACGTAATCACTGGTGCGCGCTCAACACACGTCCCCTCAACGATGCTTATCACTGGCTTGCTGCTTATGAAACATTCTGGAGCGGGCGTCTGGATGGGCTGGAAAGTACGCTGGAAGAGATAAAGAAAGAAGACAGCGAATAG